The Rissa tridactyla isolate bRisTri1 chromosome 1, bRisTri1.patW.cur.20221130, whole genome shotgun sequence DNA segment CCCCTCCCTCCAGAAATCTCCCATTTCTGCTACGTAGCAGAAGATAGAAGAGTAAAGAGCAGCCAATGCCCAGGAGTGTCTCCAGCCCTGCAGGAACGAGGATGCCCTGCTgtcagggcaagtgctccagtaCATCTTCTATGCAGGTATCGTCATCCAACTACACATTCCACAAAAAGAGACCTCGGTTTCTCTTTCATGAAAGCTGAATACTtacccttttattttcctgttagcCAGTGCCCCACCCGTGAAGAAATAATCTCTCCCACACCTAGGTAAAAATGCATTCAGAGGAGGACCAGTGATCAAATAAGTCTGTCACCAGACAAAGGCTGGACTGAACATGCAGTAAAGCCACTTAAGCACGCAGAAAGTATAGAGCGGGTTTCTGAACTAAACCTTCACTCAGAGGCCCACACTGCACCAGCTCCAGCAAGCTTCTTCCCAGAATGCTGTACACCACGACATGGCTGCGAAGGAATCGTGTGTACTTGAAGAAGAACTACCACAAGCTGTTACAATAAGTTTGAGtaaaattttaatacttttttttttttttaaacacagaaaaataaaaacatttaaaacaaagtgcTTTTTTGGGCACTGAGCTCTGCCAGTCCCACAGAAATCTCCTTTTATATCACCATTTACTACTGAGAGGGTTAGGGCAGGCAATCCAGCTACTACAGACTTCCTCACTGTATTCCAAGACACAACGGGCACAGAAACATTTACTTCCCACTATGGAGCCACAGCCAATTACACAGATAGGCTCTCTATAATAAAAAGATTTCATACCAAAACCTTTAGGCTTGTGTGGTAACAGTCACTTACAGCAGTGACAGGTTGGTCATTAAGCTACAATATAAACTCAACATTAATTGCTATGTTAAAATATTCTAATTCTGAATGTGAGATCTGAGAACAGTTTTATCTCGCACACAAAGCTATACAGCAATGTGCATAAATAACACCCTTGAAGATACATTTAGCCTATTGTCAGAGAGGGTGACAATTTGGAGTTATCTTCTCAGAGTAAAAAATATGTGAGCACATATTCTGTGTCTTTCTGTTTATTACAAtatatattttccaaattttacatatgtatatatatacacacactttctGTATGACTGTACATATATTTCTATAACTGCTGTGATTGGGGTACACGATTAAGTTATCATGAACTTTGAAGACACATTAATTCTTCTAAGCATCTTCATTTGtgggatttattttcttcactgtgtcCGGACGTTTTGGTGTCACGCCTTGCTCCCTAATCTGTtacctctttttctcctctccagtcCCTTCCCAAaggctgaattttaaaattatgatgaATTCCTAGTTAAATACAGCTGAAAAGGCAGTAGAGGAAGAACTTGGTACTCCTTTAACTTACAAATGTTATACAAAAGCGACCCAGGTAGGACCACTGGGTCAACGATAAAAACCTGGAGATAGTCAGGAGTAAGACATAGTTCTGAAATAGATCCCTCCACTTCCTGCCTTCCTACTTATTTTCTTAATAGCCAACAGCGACCCATTCAGCAAGGGGGAAAGAAGCTGGGGTAGAATTTCAGTTCTTTATTTCTGTGGTCAGTTAAGTATATTCAGCttccaaaaagttttaaaaaggagaaaaccagaaaatacaatacatatcCATGGTATCTTAACCGCTAAATAAGAAGATTATAAGATCATACAGCTGGATCAGCAGTGGCGTGTGGCCAAAGAGAGAAAGTCTACGTAAGGAACCAAGACCTTACTGTCACTGCAATGCATTAATCTGATCCAGATCAGGCAACACCCCGGTGCCTCCACTGAAAAGCTAGCTAACTTAGAAACACAGGCAGCCAAATCCTAGAAAGGAAAGGCTGGTTATTGCAATGCTCCCTCTCCTCACATGAATAGCAATCAGCTGTTTGGAGCCGTAAACTTCATGCTGTCCTATCACCAAAGGAAGCTGGTCCTAATCGTgaatttctcaaaaagaaaatttcaacacGTTGCTTTATTTTATCAACCTGTTTCATGCATCTGAGCCAGTTCTCATAATTTCTACTTGCTGCTTCCtgattccaaaatattttaaacctaGCAGAGATGCCAGATTCTCTTGTATATTTTAAGACACCATGTTTCATCCGTTTAACCTACCATTGAGCCTAACCGCTTCTCTTTGGGTGTCCTGATTTGAAGGTACCAAAGCACACCAATTTTGTGCTTGTGACTAATCATCCTCACTGCTAAAAGCTGATGCCTCCCATCCTCTCACCTTCCTAATTTCAGGATGTTGGGCTTTATCTGCCAGATATTGGAGATTATCAAAAGTTTCTCCATGACATTAGAAGCACTTCAGTATCAAGTACTTTCTTCCTGTTATTTATATGCCACAGTTACATCCACCGTGGTGTCCCCTCTGTGCTGGGGAATTACTCTGTCCTTCAGGTAAACTTGACAACTTTTAAAGCTGTGCGATACTCGTATCTCATTATGGTTTACCAAGGAACCGGACAAATAGTCTACCTGAGGATCTTGTCCTCTAGCTGTACCAGCCCTCAGCGAGATAAAAATCCTCCCAGCATTCAGCAGCTGAATTGGGAGCTGCCCCACACAGATTCTCTGGACCCCTAACTCCAAATCAAACATAACCATTACCATTTGAGAAGTATTTTACCTTTTCAGCTCCCAATTCCTAACAAACCAAAAAGTTTTGCTCTACAATGCCATTTCCCAGTCCCATCCAGTCTCACCAATCAGATCTCTACTCTACAAGCCATGAAAAATAATTCACTAAGGAACTCACTTACAGTTATATGccaaaaaaatgccaaagttAGAAGAAGCTGGCAAGGACTGGCTGCATGCAAACAGAATGCCAGAAGAGACCATCTGGCCATCTCATTTCATTGTAAAAATCAGTTTCCTCCCAAGGGAACATGAAACCATCCAAAACAGAAGCTGTAACAACCTTGTAAAATCCCAGCTGATGGGAAACACCTGCTTTATATTGCACACACACTAGTAACTTCTGAGTTTATGCTGCTGCCCAGATGCATGtgtccttgttaaaaaaaaacaaaaaacaaaaaaacccaccctaaaccTAATTTACACAAGAACGTAGGTCAAACGGCTTCGTTTGTGTGCATCTACTTATTGCACCTATTTTTCTGATAGAACCTCTATCCCTTATCAGGGAAACACAAAGAAGATCAACCAAGGGAAAGAAGGCAGATGGTGACAGGATAGCAAAGGTCGTAATGAGATCTCTCAAAGCAGATGAAGAGAAGCTATTTAAAGCTTAAGATGgtatttttttcagcctttttgcCTAGCATTGGCATGTAAAAGTAGATTTCAACAAATCCTAGTAGCAGAGAATAAAAATCCAAATATATGCAAATACATACATAGCACTAAAAAGGTActttttgttgtggggtttggtttggggtggtgggggtttttttggggttggttttttttttttttttttttaagtattgcaaGCACCTGGCTGTTAGCCATCTCTAGTGACAACTCTCTCCAGGACAGCATGCTGCTACACTGCTGATGCAGCATTCAGTGTGTGTCAGATTTCTTTCATGGTTGCAGCAAAGTGTCGCTTCCCATCTAAATACAGCATGGACTCTGAAATAAGGTGGAGAAAAGAGAGAACCACATTAGTAACTTAGTATCAATGCTGGGCAAATACACAGAATGGTAAGATTAAAAGCAACTGTCATcaaagcataaaataaatgtgGTTTGCCATGAAATCCTGCTAAATTATTCAAATGCCAATAGTTCGCCTATTAAAACCACCAATGTTCCAACAGAAAGCAAGCCATCTAGTCTACAGAGTTATGATGACAACGCATTAATTGGATACTTGCCTCCGTAAGTTTTGGGGACAACCCGTGGGACCTCATTTTCTGATATAAACGTAAAATGGAAGATATTGGTTGTGTGGTGCTCCCTGGTATCTGCATCATAAACCTCACTGTGTACTCGAACCTGGATGTagtttttttctgtgtaacagaCCTACGTAGTCAAGATAAGAGTTATATGTCATAATTCATCACTAGCATTGAAAAACTGTAACAGACTTCATTGCACTGTTTAACAAGAAAAGTCATACACTCTCATAATGCACTGCTCATCATCAGCAATTAACAGTGACTACAGCAAAGAtaagtttttctccttttcaaaaagaaatcaaCTCTTACCTGTCCAGAGAGCAGTAATAAGGATCCAACCTCAACTGGCCTCTGAAACATGATATCGTCAACAGACACGATAAAAGGTCTGGAACccctgagcaagaaaaaaaaagaaacttcttctCAAGAATAACAAAGGTGTttggagaaatttaaaatatttcattgccCGCATTTTAATGAAGGGTTACTAGAAAATAGACCTCTCTTAAACACAGGCCACAGGAAGCGCTAAAGAATTATGTCATCACCCATGACAAAAATAACTGGAGtttacacacataaaaatacacaCTCTCTAAGGACACATTATTGCATCATTATTCTATCTTATGACTTACACTTGCTAGGCAGTCTTCATGCCATCATTGCTTAGGCCTCAGTTTTCCAAGCACTGATATAAAACACTTCACTTTCTATCAGGCTATGCGTGCTCCATTAAACTTATACATAGATCTTTGCTGGGTGATGACCTCAGTCACACTTTCTAAGCATAAGCAGTTACAAGAAGGTGGTCAGAAACCATTCCTATTGAGTACAGAATGAAGATATGCAATATTTATTTGACCGAACGTCTATTTTACATggttagaaagaaaacagatcttCAAAAGTCAATCTCAATAGATTGGCAAgataaaagagaacagaaaaaggatgtattttctATCTTGACATGTAATGCTTAAAAACCAAGCTCCAAGGAGCAAGATGCGTATCTCCTTGTAAATGTAACAGATGCTCTAAGTAAAACAATGCTCTGTGCTAATAGTGCAAGATTCTACTAGACACCTAGGTCTTTTCTGCTCAGATTGTCATTAGGTTGGTTAGCCTGGCTTCCCAACCTATGTATATGTGCACAGTGCTCTGGATTATATAAGTAGGATAGGTCTACAACTCACCCATAGCTGCAAGCAGTTGCCCATCCTAGTTCAAATGCTTTTCTCATGAGAAAACCCCCAAAGATCCTGTTGAAGATGTTCCGTTCCTGTATgtagaaacaaaaatcaagctgCTATGTTACATATATTCTTTTCAAAGCATGGTATTGAAGTCTGCACTTCAGTTCACAGTATTTAACGGCACTCCCAGCATCTGAATGCATAAAAAGCGCTACTGAAATATATGTGCAAAAGTTCAAATGGCTGAGGCAACTTTACTTAATAGGAGCTCATCTGACTCATTTGACAACATAAGATAAAAACTCAAAATTCATCAACAACCAGAAGCCCAACTTAAACACTTTGCAAAGGAATTTCTTTGCACAAAATGAATAGTCTAGTAAGAAAACAAGGTAATTAAAAATCTTCTGTTTTGCAGTGGCAATCCATACAGATAATagaaaaatggtgaaagaaaCTAAGATCTAAATACATTGCAAAGACTGCAGAGCCAAAACAAAATAATGGATAACTGTTTCtgtaattcattaatatttttcaaaatacctgAGGATGGCAAATCTGTAGACCTTTTAGCTTTGCATCTTCCATCCACACCGAATTGGGTGGTAATTTACGACTCCGGAAACTTACTGTCCTTTGGAAGAGACAATAAACTTTATAGCCTACATTAACAGAATTCCGCAAGTCAAAAATGCACAAATAGCAAATACAGACAAACActacaaagaaaacccaaacaaacaaacaaaataaaccaccaaaaaacagAAATGCTATGACTAAAAGCCGTTCTAACTGACCTTGAAGCCTTATCTAAAGTGATACTTTGATTTGTTACTGCAATAAGCCTACACTCCTAATCTTTCAAAAACTTCTGCTAATGTTCAAGCTTATGTGAATGAAAAAACTCAAGAAAGGtacatgaaagaaaagataaatcaCAACCACAAAGCACACACTTTGCCAGAAAAGCCTTACTCTGGTTTTTAAGTCATAAGATGAATTGAAAGCACACAATGAGTTAACAGAGTAATTCAACATCAAACATGCAGACAGTCTGAGGTTTTTAAATCCAGACAGAAGATGTACAAAGTAAATCTGCTAATTTTAAGGGAAGGTATGTCTCACTTTGgtaaacagctttgaaaacaacAATTATGTAATGTTAGTAAGTTCAAGAAATTATACATTATCCTCAAATCCAACATTGCACTAATGTCATTGTTCTATCACCAGCGGCACTGGAAAATTTCGCACGAATCTCAAGTATAAGGGAAGTACACCAACACTAGTCTCCCTCGAATAATGTTGTCAgatattatatttaaaacaaactgcAAGAATACGTGGTCAAAATATGGCCAATCCCTGCcctcacaggttttttttccaagatatCATGGCAGAAAACTCTTAGACTGTGCAAGTCACATGGCTGCAAAACCATTCCCTTATTTGGCTAAACATCATTAACCTTTTTCCTCAAGATTACTCATAACAGCTTGCTCAAAAGCTCTTTGTACTAACTCTGTCACTTTTACCACACCTAATGCTCTTGAATGACAGAGGACTCTTTTAAGAGGTGTAGACACCATATTACATTTTGTACCTGTGTTTCAAATAAAACGGCCCAGAGTTTAAATCGTAAaacgggaaaagaaaaagcatgcatTTATTCCAGACTACCCTCTTACAAGCAACCACTCAAAAGGCCCACTACTTTTCCCTCTCTTAAGACTTCAGtactcctcccccctccccccttcttGCCTTGTGTCCAATGTATTAAGGAATATGTCATGAAcaatgtttctttcttctgcagtggGAGCCATTTTCAGTAAGGAGGCAGTACTGAAATCAATCCTCTTCAGCTTGTTcgctaaacattaaaaaaaaatattcatatttgagttcaaaggaaaaaaaaaaacatttggctTGGCTCTGGAGATTTTAACCTAGAATCAGctgtctctttccttttttctttcccccccgtAAGTTAAAAGCTGTAACTTCAGAGCTCCATAGATTCAAAGAGAAATTTGGCTTTTAGAACTgactgcatgaaagaaaaaataaagcagaagttcACTGTTACCTCACCAATGTGATGAGGATCTTTTATACATACACTGTGATACCCATCCAACCACCTCTCCTACAGAAAACTTAAGTACTCCCCTCAAAGTACACAAAAACGTATCAAACAAGAAACCCTACAGAACAAGCAATCTTCTTCAGGTTTTGCCAATAGTACAAAGATGTAAATTTATGATAGAATTCATTACCATATGCCACAATGATTgaaattttagtttaaaataccTCCTGTTCAGTTTATTCAGTCTTTAAAGTTTCTCTAATTCTCTGCTTTAAAATTCCagcttgaaacaaaaaaagatggaGATACAcactccttcccctgctctccccctttctttttctcagtttctttccaaaaaagaacATGGGCGCCCAGATGGGGAAGGAGCTGTGATGCACCCAGCAGACCCGCCATGGGGGCAATCAATCAGCCAGAACATTAGGAAAGCCTGTGTGCCGCGCTCAGATCTGAAGTGGAGCAAGCATCTTGGAAATGGAGAAGTCACGGAGGGGTGCAGAGCACATCAGAAGTACCCTTGCGTGTCAGTTTAGCCAAAGCATTTCCAAGAATGTGATATAGCAGGCTTTTAAACTCTCTTACACTACTGACACGAGACagaataaaaatctgattttaaacaAATTAGGAGCATTTCTAAGCAGAACTTCTGAAGTCTACTTCCTTCCAGCTACTAAGTTGAACCTGAGGCAGATGCGCATACTACCAGGAAGTACGACATACATTCCCCTTGCTTgaagatttcttcttcctcaggGGTCTCAGGAACGAGTGGATTAACAAATGCTGGCCTAcagacaggaatttttttttaagttacaaacATTGTAAGAATTTGTCCTGTGAATACATTATAACATGTCTTCCATGTTTGCTTACATACACATTACAAGATGAAAAGACATACACTTCGGGTTATGTGGCAGCTGCCAAGAGAATATCATATTAGCTTTGACTCTGAAGAGGCAATTAAGTGATCCAACCACTATCCAGTATAATTGAGAAAGAGTAAGGAATGCATCTATGCTTCTTAAAGAGTTAAAACTGTACCCATAGTTTATAATGAAGATTATTCAAGCAGAAAGCTGCTTAGAAACTCAGTAAATGAAGATGCGATGATCTAGGATAGTCTAAGAGAGATACATAAAACTTGAACAGTATCATCCCTCCTGGAATAGAAAGAGCACAGTGCCATAGCTAGCAAGTGTTCTTATAATCTACACGTTCCCATGACACCCTTATCAACAGCCAAAAGCTGTTTACCACATGTACCACTTATCACAGATGATATGAGGCCCTCAAGTACAAATTTGTATGTTTATTTTACTGCACAAGTAAGTTTACTCTAACCTGATTATGTAAcacttaattatttcttttcacaagGCAAGGCAAATGCTTCATTTTCAAGAGCCATTCTTCCCCATAATTTCCaagtattatttttccaattattatttttgctgaaCAGTTCACCTCTATCCCAAGCCTTTACTTGGGCTGGTGACAAGAGGCACGGAGAGAGTACCTTTCACTTGGA contains these protein-coding regions:
- the ACOT9 gene encoding acyl-coenzyme A thioesterase 9, mitochondrial isoform X6, translated to MQERKALHTLLAKRQEDLPPRRMKDSYLEVILPLGSQPEIREKYLNVHNSVRFGRILEDLDSLGVLICYTHTKQEMQPRSPLSIVTALVDKINLCKKIIYPDCDIKFTGNVSWVGRTSMEVKMHMLQLHDGDYSPVLDATFVMVARDPENKRPAFVNPLVPETPEEEEIFKQGESNKLKRIDFSTASLLKMAPTAEERNIVHDIFLNTLDTRTVSFRSRKLPPNSVWMEDAKLKGLQICHPQERNIFNRIFGGFLMRKAFELGWATACSYGGSRPFIVSVDDIMFQRPVEVGSLLLLSGQVCYTEKNYIQVRVHSEVYDADTREHHTTNIFHFTFISENEVPRVVPKTYGESMLYLDGKRHFAATMKEI
- the ACOT9 gene encoding acyl-coenzyme A thioesterase 9, mitochondrial isoform X4: MLATRLCTMRKLPSVLARTLASVTSGSSMLPDMSEVRSRLRDIVGASTNWRDHVQAMQERKALHTLLAKRQEDLPPRRMKDSYLEVILPLGSQPEIREKYLNVHNSVRFGRILEDLDSLGVLICYTHTKQEMQPRSPLSIVTALVDKINLCKKIIYPDCDIKFTGNVSWVGRTSMEVKMHMLQLHDGDYSPVLDATFVMVARDPENKRPAFVNPLVPETPEEEEIFKQGESNKLKRIDFSTASLLKMAPTAEERNIVHDIFLNTLDTRTVSFRSRKLPPNSVWMEDAKLKGLQICHPQERNIFNRIFGGFLMRKAFELGWATACSYGGSRPFIVSVDDIMFQRPVEVGSLLLLSGQVCYTEKNYIQVRVHSEVYDADTREHHTTNIFHFTFISENEVPRVVPKTYGESMLYLDGKRHFAATMKEI
- the ACOT9 gene encoding acyl-coenzyme A thioesterase 9, mitochondrial isoform X3 is translated as MRKLPSVLARTLASVTSGSSMLPDMSEGHLPIHVNNVRSRLRDIVGASTNWRDHVQAMQERKALHTLLAKRQEDLPPRRMKDSYLEVILPLGSQPEIREKYLNVHNSVRFGRILEDLDSLGVLICYTHTKQEMQPRSPLSIVTALVDKINLCKKIIYPDCDIKFTGNVSWVGRTSMEVKMHMLQLHDGDYSPVLDATFVMVARDPENKRPAFVNPLVPETPEEEEIFKQGESNKLKRIDFSTASLLKMAPTAEERNIVHDIFLNTLDTRTVSFRSRKLPPNSVWMEDAKLKGLQICHPQERNIFNRIFGGFLMRKAFELGWATACSYGGSRPFIVSVDDIMFQRPVEVGSLLLLSGQVCYTEKNYIQVRVHSEVYDADTREHHTTNIFHFTFISENEVPRVVPKTYGESMLYLDGKRHFAATMKEI
- the ACOT9 gene encoding acyl-coenzyme A thioesterase 9, mitochondrial isoform X1, with the translated sequence MLATRLCTMRKLPSVLARTLASVTSGSSMLPDMSEGHLPIHVNNVRSRLRDIVGASTNWRDHVQAMQERKALHTLLAKRQEDLPPRRMKDSYLEVILPLGSQPEIREKYLNVHNSVRFGRILEDLDSLGVLICYTHTKQEMQPRSPLSIVTALVDKINLCKKIIYPDCDIKFTGNVSWVGRTSMEVKMHMLQLHDGDYSPVLDATFVMVARDPENKRPAFVNPLVPETPEEEEIFKQGESNKLKRIDFSTASLLKMAPTAEERNIVHDIFLNTLDTRTVSFRSRKLPPNSVWMEDAKLKGLQICHPQERNIFNRIFGGFLMRKAFELGWATACSYGGSRPFIVSVDDIMFQRPVEVGSLLLLSGQVCYTEKNYIQVRVHSEVYDADTREHHTTNIFHFTFISENEVPRVVPKTYGESMLYLDGKRHFAATMKEI
- the ACOT9 gene encoding acyl-coenzyme A thioesterase 9, mitochondrial isoform X5; translated protein: MVFAGSWDHVQAMQERKALHTLLAKRQEDLPPRRMKDSYLEVILPLGSQPEIREKYLNVHNSVRFGRILEDLDSLGVLICYTHTKQEMQPRSPLSIVTALVDKINLCKKIIYPDCDIKFTGNVSWVGRTSMEVKMHMLQLHDGDYSPVLDATFVMVARDPENKRPAFVNPLVPETPEEEEIFKQGESNKLKRIDFSTASLLKMAPTAEERNIVHDIFLNTLDTRTVSFRSRKLPPNSVWMEDAKLKGLQICHPQERNIFNRIFGGFLMRKAFELGWATACSYGGSRPFIVSVDDIMFQRPVEVGSLLLLSGQVCYTEKNYIQVRVHSEVYDADTREHHTTNIFHFTFISENEVPRVVPKTYGESMLYLDGKRHFAATMKEI
- the ACOT9 gene encoding acyl-coenzyme A thioesterase 9, mitochondrial isoform X2, which gives rise to MLLLPLDSSVGGLPAWWICPALDSEAAELVQHEAGCIMGGLVAPMSLRKIVSMRDHVQAMQERKALHTLLAKRQEDLPPRRMKDSYLEVILPLGSQPEIREKYLNVHNSVRFGRILEDLDSLGVLICYTHTKQEMQPRSPLSIVTALVDKINLCKKIIYPDCDIKFTGNVSWVGRTSMEVKMHMLQLHDGDYSPVLDATFVMVARDPENKRPAFVNPLVPETPEEEEIFKQGESNKLKRIDFSTASLLKMAPTAEERNIVHDIFLNTLDTRTVSFRSRKLPPNSVWMEDAKLKGLQICHPQERNIFNRIFGGFLMRKAFELGWATACSYGGSRPFIVSVDDIMFQRPVEVGSLLLLSGQVCYTEKNYIQVRVHSEVYDADTREHHTTNIFHFTFISENEVPRVVPKTYGESMLYLDGKRHFAATMKEI